In Reinekea thalattae, a genomic segment contains:
- the trxB gene encoding thioredoxin-disulfide reductase, whose protein sequence is MNQVHHSLIVLGSGPAGYTAAIYAARANLKPVVITGMEMGGQLTTTTEVENWPGGHAELQGPELMVNMKEHAERFDTEIVFDHIHTTDLSAKPYKLIGDQATYTCDALIIATGASAQYLGLESEEAFKGKGVSACATCDGFFYRNKEVAVVGGGNTAVEEALYLANIASKVHVVHRRDSFRSEKILTDRLYQKVEEGKVVLHLDHTLNEVLGDEMGVTGIRIESTADAALTDLALDGCFIAIGHKPNTAIFDGQLDMEGGYIKVQSGLQGNATATSVEGVFAAGDVMDHHYRQAITSAGTGCMAALDAEKYLDALNK, encoded by the coding sequence ATGAATCAGGTACACCATTCACTGATCGTTTTAGGTTCTGGGCCTGCGGGTTATACCGCAGCGATTTATGCTGCCCGAGCAAATTTAAAGCCGGTGGTTATAACGGGCATGGAGATGGGTGGTCAACTTACCACCACAACCGAAGTCGAAAACTGGCCGGGTGGTCACGCAGAGCTGCAAGGCCCTGAGTTGATGGTCAATATGAAAGAGCACGCTGAAAGGTTCGATACTGAAATAGTGTTTGATCATATTCATACTACCGATTTGTCGGCTAAGCCTTATAAGTTGATCGGTGATCAGGCGACTTACACCTGCGATGCTCTGATTATCGCCACCGGCGCCAGTGCGCAGTACTTAGGTTTAGAAAGCGAAGAAGCATTTAAAGGTAAGGGTGTATCGGCTTGCGCAACCTGTGATGGCTTTTTCTATCGCAATAAAGAAGTTGCTGTTGTCGGTGGCGGAAACACGGCTGTTGAAGAAGCTCTGTACCTAGCCAATATTGCCAGTAAAGTACATGTTGTGCATCGTCGTGATAGCTTCCGATCAGAAAAAATTCTTACCGACCGGCTTTACCAAAAGGTCGAAGAAGGCAAGGTTGTGCTGCATTTAGATCACACCCTGAATGAAGTGTTGGGTGATGAAATGGGTGTGACTGGTATTCGCATTGAAAGTACCGCCGATGCCGCGCTAACAGATCTTGCTTTAGACGGCTGCTTTATAGCGATTGGCCATAAGCCAAATACAGCGATATTTGACGGTCAGCTGGATATGGAAGGTGGCTACATTAAAGTTCAGTCTGGCTTGCAGGGCAACGCGACAGCCACCAGTGTCGAAGGTGTGTTTGCAGCAGGTGATGTGATGGATCACCATTATCGCCAAGCCATTACATCGGCTGGCACTGGCTGTATGGCAGCATTGGATGCTGAGAAATATCTCGACGCATTGAATAAATAG
- the ampE gene encoding regulatory signaling modulator protein AmpE, producing MDFLVVLIAYLVSISLSSYDEPFTEWTLGWRRLTARIKLNRALALAVYLLAPVVLLAAVLWFFSNSLVSFVCSLALLLLVFRSGDQPEKLAEYQAKVDQGDEQAAWQIAVDSLGLESQMYQPGDDGIDEGVQAGLGYLFLERFFVPVFWFIAFGAPGVLLVWLTSALMRDEQVDAFCHKVKHALYWIPVRAMAITTALVGSFSHCFPVWTQQSKDFDSDDRVLLVRCMQSAICQADECDMLSETLKLLKRTQFAWLVMLGFWLLFSI from the coding sequence GTGGATTTTCTAGTGGTTCTTATTGCCTATTTGGTTTCGATCAGTTTATCGAGTTATGACGAACCCTTTACCGAATGGACGCTCGGTTGGCGGCGGCTAACTGCGCGCATTAAATTGAACCGAGCGCTGGCGTTGGCCGTCTATCTATTGGCGCCAGTGGTTTTATTGGCTGCAGTTCTATGGTTTTTCTCTAATAGTCTAGTGAGTTTTGTCTGTTCATTGGCTTTGTTGCTGTTGGTGTTTCGTTCTGGTGATCAGCCAGAAAAATTGGCCGAGTATCAAGCGAAGGTTGATCAGGGTGATGAGCAGGCCGCGTGGCAGATTGCAGTCGACAGCTTAGGCTTAGAGTCGCAAATGTATCAGCCTGGAGATGACGGCATCGACGAAGGTGTTCAGGCAGGTTTGGGTTATCTATTCTTAGAGCGTTTCTTTGTCCCTGTGTTTTGGTTTATTGCCTTTGGTGCGCCAGGCGTATTACTGGTTTGGTTAACATCGGCCTTGATGCGCGATGAGCAAGTTGATGCCTTTTGCCATAAGGTGAAACATGCGCTCTATTGGATACCTGTACGAGCCATGGCGATTACCACGGCGCTAGTGGGTAGCTTTTCACACTGTTTCCCAGTTTGGACTCAGCAAAGCAAAGATTTCGACAGCGATGACCGCGTCCTGTTGGTTCGCTGCATGCAGTCTGCAATCTGCCAAGCGGATGAATGTGATATGCTCAGCGAAACACTGAAGCTGCTCAAACGCACGCAATTTGCCTGGTTGGTGATGTTAGGCTTCTGGCTATTGTTTAGCATTTAG
- the nadC gene encoding carboxylating nicotinate-nucleotide diphosphorylase, whose translation MFIADTPYAKTLRDHLVRSVRFAIEEDLGSGDITAQLIAEQATCRATVISREPGVLCGREWFEEVFRQINPSVELHWAKQDGDEICANDELVSIQGNTRSILTAERIALNFLQTLSGTASLAAQYAIALADKDVVILDTRKTIPGLRLAQKYAARVGGCQNHRLGLYDMFLIKENHIAGCGSIANAVTKAKEIAPDKKIEVEVESIEQLKEALALPIDVIMLDNFSAQQTAEAIALNHTEIKLEASGNMDLAKIQTLIENQPDYISVGNLTKHVTALDLSLRLQD comes from the coding sequence ATGTTCATTGCCGATACGCCTTACGCTAAAACATTGCGCGACCATCTTGTACGTTCCGTCCGATTCGCTATCGAAGAAGACCTTGGCAGCGGTGACATTACTGCGCAATTGATAGCCGAACAGGCCACTTGCCGCGCTACCGTTATATCACGTGAGCCTGGCGTTTTGTGTGGCCGAGAATGGTTTGAAGAAGTATTTCGCCAAATCAATCCGAGCGTCGAATTGCACTGGGCAAAACAAGACGGCGATGAAATTTGCGCCAATGACGAATTAGTCAGCATTCAAGGTAATACGCGCTCTATTCTAACCGCCGAGCGTATTGCATTGAACTTTTTACAAACGCTCAGCGGCACCGCATCGTTGGCCGCTCAATACGCTATAGCGCTGGCCGATAAAGACGTTGTCATTCTCGACACCCGAAAAACAATTCCTGGGCTGCGCTTGGCGCAAAAATACGCCGCCCGAGTTGGTGGCTGTCAGAATCACCGCCTCGGCTTATACGATATGTTCTTGATTAAAGAAAACCACATCGCAGGTTGCGGCAGCATTGCAAACGCAGTCACTAAAGCCAAAGAAATTGCACCGGATAAAAAAATTGAAGTCGAAGTTGAAAGCATCGAGCAACTAAAAGAAGCTCTAGCCTTACCCATAGATGTCATCATGCTAGACAACTTCAGCGCACAACAAACCGCCGAAGCAATTGCACTGAATCATACCGAGATCAAATTAGAAGCCTCTGGCAATATGGATTTAGCAAAAATCCAAACGCTCATCGAAAACCAACCCGACTACATTTCGGTCGGCAATCTAACCAAGCATGTAACGGCCTTAGACTTAAGCTTACGACTGCAAGACTAA
- a CDS encoding NYN domain-containing protein: MKKISILVDVQNVYYTTRSAYQKNFDYNRFWAQVTAGGELVSAYAYAVDRGDEKQRQFQNILRAIGFEVKLKPYIQRADGSAKGDWDVGITIDALDAAQQADVVVLVSGDGDFAVLADKVRTAYGKEFVVYGVPALTAKALVDSASEFIAIDQSLLL; the protein is encoded by the coding sequence ATGAAAAAGATTTCTATTTTAGTGGATGTGCAAAATGTTTATTACACCACGCGCAGCGCTTACCAAAAAAATTTCGATTACAACAGGTTCTGGGCGCAAGTTACTGCAGGCGGTGAGCTCGTTTCTGCTTATGCCTACGCTGTTGATCGAGGCGATGAAAAGCAACGCCAGTTCCAAAATATACTCAGGGCGATTGGCTTTGAAGTAAAATTGAAACCTTACATTCAGCGAGCCGATGGCAGCGCGAAAGGCGATTGGGATGTTGGCATTACGATAGACGCGTTAGATGCTGCACAACAGGCTGACGTGGTGGTTTTGGTTTCTGGCGATGGTGATTTTGCCGTACTCGCTGATAAGGTGAGAACCGCCTACGGTAAAGAGTTTGTTGTCTATGGTGTGCCAGCGCTGACTGCAAAGGCGCTAGTTGATTCCGCCAGTGAGTTTATCGCTATTGATCAGTCGTTATTGCTGTAG
- a CDS encoding dienelactone hydrolase family protein, producing MQHQETNQPLANQPLEAVDAARPIPQEAFDWYDEYAHGLIDRRTFLARLSTLTAVGLTMGTLTSALMPNYAEAEQVSFNDASIKATYETFPSPKGHGEGKGYFVVPAELKGKAPVVLVIHENRGLNPYVKDVARRLAKAGYIAFAPDALHPLGGYPGNDDEGRSMQSSLDRAKIEEDFVAAAKFLKGHELSTGKLGAVGFCFGGYVVNMLAATLGDDLDAGVPFYGTPAAAELQKNITAPLLLQYAELDARVNASKEDYEKSLSANDVDYTSHIYPGANHGFHNDSTGRYDEAQAELAWSRTLAFFELYLS from the coding sequence ATGCAACATCAAGAAACGAACCAACCCCTAGCAAATCAACCCCTCGAAGCAGTGGATGCAGCCCGTCCTATTCCGCAGGAAGCATTTGATTGGTATGACGAGTATGCGCATGGCTTGATTGACCGCAGAACGTTCTTGGCGCGTCTTTCGACGTTAACGGCTGTTGGCCTAACCATGGGAACATTAACCTCTGCATTAATGCCGAACTATGCAGAAGCTGAGCAAGTCTCCTTTAATGATGCTTCAATTAAAGCGACCTACGAGACCTTCCCATCGCCAAAAGGTCACGGTGAAGGTAAAGGCTATTTCGTAGTGCCTGCTGAGTTAAAGGGCAAAGCGCCTGTTGTTTTAGTGATTCATGAAAACCGCGGCCTTAACCCTTATGTTAAAGATGTTGCTCGTCGTTTAGCCAAAGCCGGTTATATTGCGTTTGCCCCAGATGCGTTACACCCGCTCGGTGGCTACCCAGGTAATGATGACGAAGGTCGTTCGATGCAGAGTTCGTTGGATCGCGCTAAAATCGAAGAAGATTTCGTAGCAGCAGCCAAATTCTTGAAAGGCCATGAATTGAGTACTGGCAAATTAGGTGCCGTTGGTTTTTGTTTTGGTGGCTATGTGGTCAATATGTTAGCTGCAACCTTGGGCGATGATTTGGATGCTGGCGTACCATTTTACGGTACACCTGCCGCGGCAGAATTGCAGAAAAACATTACCGCGCCGCTATTGCTGCAATATGCTGAGCTTGATGCTCGAGTTAATGCCAGTAAAGAAGATTATGAAAAATCACTTAGCGCGAATGACGTAGACTATACCTCGCACATTTATCCGGGCGCTAATCATGGTTTCCACAATGACTCAACCGGTCGCTACGATGAAGCACAAGCAGAATTAGCTTGGTCTCGTACCTTAGCGTTCTTTGAGCTTTACTTGTCATAA
- a CDS encoding RNA methyltransferase, protein MSTEITYIGLMNPKSASNVGAIMRASGCFKVDKVCYQGSRFDHARKFATDTQLASKHIALVKVDAIVEHKPKDAKLICVELTVGATPLPEFEHPDQAFYVFGPEDGSISQQVIDQADEVIYIPSLNCLNLAATVNIVLYDRASKKQLINRSDEQIIRSRDRNNATKI, encoded by the coding sequence ATGAGCACAGAAATCACCTATATTGGCCTTATGAACCCAAAGAGCGCCTCCAACGTCGGCGCTATTATGCGAGCCTCTGGCTGCTTCAAGGTCGATAAAGTTTGTTATCAGGGCAGTCGATTTGACCATGCAAGAAAATTTGCCACCGACACTCAGCTGGCAAGCAAACACATTGCTCTGGTAAAGGTCGATGCAATCGTCGAGCACAAGCCCAAGGATGCAAAACTCATCTGTGTCGAATTAACCGTTGGTGCGACGCCTTTACCAGAATTTGAACATCCAGATCAGGCTTTTTATGTATTTGGCCCTGAGGATGGCTCGATCAGTCAGCAGGTTATCGATCAGGCTGACGAGGTAATTTATATACCGAGCCTAAATTGCTTAAATTTAGCCGCCACCGTCAACATAGTGCTTTATGACCGAGCCAGTAAAAAACAGCTGATTAACCGCAGTGATGAACAGATCATTCGCAGTCGAGATCGCAACAATGCAACAAAAATTTAA
- a CDS encoding cold-shock protein — MSDSVTGTVKWFNETKGFGFIEQENGPDVFAHFSAIAGSGFKTLAEGQKVRFTITAGQKGPQAENIEKV; from the coding sequence ATGTCGGATTCAGTCACTGGAACAGTTAAATGGTTCAACGAAACTAAAGGCTTTGGTTTCATTGAGCAAGAAAACGGTCCAGATGTATTCGCTCACTTCAGTGCTATTGCGGGTTCTGGCTTCAAAACCCTTGCAGAAGGCCAGAAAGTTCGCTTTACAATCACTGCAGGCCAAAAAGGCCCTCAAGCGGAAAACATCGAGAAAGTCTAA
- a CDS encoding glycosyltransferase — MHLLLIAKNWPEPNSTAAGRRTLSLLDLLAQAGYQIHIASAAEPTPFQAPLETLGYSSHRIAINSSSFDDWLVTLKPDLVIFDRFVTEEQFGWRINKLLPHATTILDTSDLHCLRLAREKAFKQNSAIDLNNETAVREVSSILRCDLTLMISKVEIELLINHFSVPPQQLYYLPFLITESDTIQSKPYQQREHLVVFGGFKHSPNKDAVHWLKQSLWPELKKHLPKQVELHIYGAYADHAINQLHNPSERFFIKGRAKNALDSMNNYRVNLAPLRFGAGQKGKILDGWLSGTPTITTPIGAEAMAEADELGYWPSNEPVEFSKQVSQAYLDIEHWQDLQQRGQKILDNQFHLNLHANAFKQCLATITADTNNHRQPLFLRQLIWQNQLRASEYMSRWIELKNRISNEQ; from the coding sequence ATGCATCTATTGCTCATCGCCAAAAACTGGCCAGAACCTAATTCCACCGCAGCAGGTAGAAGAACACTCAGCCTACTCGACCTTTTAGCGCAAGCTGGCTATCAAATACACATTGCCAGCGCCGCAGAACCAACACCCTTTCAAGCGCCATTGGAAACGCTTGGCTATAGCAGTCATCGTATCGCGATCAACAGCTCTAGCTTTGATGACTGGTTAGTCACGCTAAAGCCTGACTTGGTAATCTTTGATCGATTCGTCACCGAAGAGCAGTTTGGCTGGCGCATTAATAAGCTCCTGCCTCACGCCACGACCATTCTAGACACTAGCGATTTACACTGCCTACGTTTGGCTAGAGAGAAAGCCTTTAAACAAAATTCGGCGATCGATCTTAATAACGAAACAGCAGTTCGAGAGGTCAGCTCTATTTTACGCTGCGACCTAACATTGATGATTTCGAAAGTAGAAATTGAGCTCTTAATCAACCATTTTAGCGTGCCGCCCCAACAGCTTTATTACTTACCTTTTTTGATCACTGAATCAGACACTATTCAATCAAAGCCATACCAACAACGAGAACATCTGGTCGTCTTTGGTGGCTTTAAACACAGCCCAAATAAAGATGCCGTGCATTGGCTTAAGCAAAGCCTTTGGCCTGAGCTAAAAAAACATCTACCCAAACAGGTTGAGCTACATATCTATGGTGCCTACGCTGACCACGCAATTAATCAGCTACACAACCCGAGTGAACGATTCTTTATTAAGGGTCGGGCCAAAAACGCCTTAGACAGCATGAATAATTATCGCGTTAATTTGGCACCCTTGCGTTTCGGTGCTGGGCAAAAAGGTAAGATTCTCGATGGCTGGCTTAGCGGCACACCGACCATTACAACGCCGATTGGCGCAGAAGCAATGGCCGAGGCTGACGAGCTGGGTTATTGGCCATCAAATGAGCCGGTAGAGTTTTCAAAGCAGGTTAGCCAGGCTTATCTCGACATCGAGCATTGGCAAGACTTACAACAGCGCGGTCAGAAAATTCTCGACAACCAATTCCATTTAAATCTGCACGCCAATGCATTTAAACAGTGCCTTGCAACAATAACAGCGGATACAAATAACCATCGACAACCTCTCTTTTTGAGGCAATTAATTTGGCAAAACCAACTAAGAGCGAGTGAATACATGAGCCGCTGGATTGAACTGAAGAACCGTATTTCGAACGAACAATAG
- a CDS encoding putative RNA methyltransferase: protein MHPSLYSCPVCSDPLNLKDNSWHCDNGHQFDVHKKGYVNLLLSNHKRSKNPGDDALMIESRRRFLHAGHYQPLAEQISTKVAEFLSPESCVLDAGCGEGYYTDYLAANQPKSYFYGLDISKPAINAAARNKAIQWCVASSTRAPYLEQQFDAIISVFSRIDADSFHRIMKPEGVVAIAAPDHDHLTELRRQLYAQVSAYDTSKHLSYLDDRFTLVDETRVEAPLSLETNQAITDLVRMTPHQHKISSDAKSRIESLDQLNDTACFKLYLFKKGSE, encoded by the coding sequence ATGCACCCTTCACTCTACTCATGCCCGGTCTGCTCAGACCCTCTTAACCTTAAAGATAATTCATGGCACTGCGATAACGGCCACCAGTTCGACGTGCACAAAAAAGGCTACGTCAACCTACTATTAAGTAATCATAAGCGCAGTAAAAATCCCGGTGACGATGCATTAATGATTGAAAGCCGTCGACGTTTTTTACACGCCGGTCATTACCAGCCGTTGGCAGAACAAATATCAACTAAAGTAGCTGAATTTCTCAGTCCAGAGTCTTGCGTATTAGATGCAGGCTGCGGCGAAGGCTATTACACCGACTACTTAGCCGCGAATCAGCCTAAGAGTTATTTTTATGGTTTAGATATCTCCAAGCCTGCCATCAATGCAGCGGCTAGGAATAAAGCGATTCAATGGTGCGTTGCCTCAAGCACTCGAGCGCCATACCTTGAGCAACAGTTTGATGCCATCATTAGCGTCTTTTCTCGAATCGATGCAGACAGCTTTCATCGCATTATGAAGCCAGAGGGAGTGGTTGCTATTGCCGCACCAGATCACGACCACCTGACGGAACTGCGTCGGCAACTCTATGCTCAAGTTAGCGCGTATGACACCAGCAAACACCTTAGCTATTTGGATGATCGTTTTACATTAGTCGATGAAACACGCGTTGAAGCACCTTTATCGTTAGAAACCAATCAGGCAATAACAGACCTAGTGAGAATGACACCCCACCAGCATAAAATCAGCTCTGATGCGAAAAGCCGGATCGAAAGCCTTGATCAGCTAAACGATACAGCTTGCTTCAAGCTTTATTTATTTAAGAAAGGAAGTGAATAG
- the ulaR gene encoding HTH-type transcriptional regulator UlaR, producing MNPRSRQQSLLSFLEEHSIVTVQQIVEHLACSPATVRRDIVELDQQGKLKKIRNGAEKILSPSTSKAPGFKHFYPNISDFSHYDESERIAQCAVGLCQGKDSIFIGEGPTAFLMGKYLVNTNIHVYSNYLPLITYLISEDFPHLVVLGGQYIKNQNLLMTPEKQMNYQGRYLFVTGDGLTEAGLTKSALLSFMQEKKMLDYADKVIALVDSDKVGVFGGISMFGLDEIDVVVTGQGADAQMLQLLREKNVAVHLV from the coding sequence TTGAATCCCCGGTCTAGGCAGCAAAGCCTGTTGAGTTTTTTAGAAGAGCATTCGATTGTCACAGTGCAGCAAATAGTTGAGCATTTAGCGTGTTCACCTGCGACGGTAAGGCGTGACATCGTTGAATTAGATCAGCAAGGTAAGTTGAAAAAAATTCGCAACGGTGCGGAAAAAATTCTATCGCCTAGTACATCGAAAGCGCCAGGCTTTAAACACTTCTATCCCAATATTTCTGACTTTAGTCATTACGATGAAAGCGAGCGAATTGCTCAGTGTGCCGTTGGATTATGTCAGGGGAAAGACAGTATTTTTATTGGTGAAGGGCCGACCGCATTCTTGATGGGTAAGTATTTGGTTAACACCAATATTCATGTGTATTCCAATTATCTACCGTTGATTACTTATTTAATCTCTGAAGACTTTCCGCATTTGGTGGTTTTGGGTGGTCAGTATATTAAAAATCAAAATCTATTAATGACTCCTGAAAAACAGATGAATTATCAAGGGCGTTATCTGTTTGTGACAGGTGATGGCTTGACCGAAGCTGGCCTAACCAAGTCTGCCTTGCTGTCCTTTATGCAAGAGAAAAAGATGCTCGATTACGCAGATAAAGTGATCGCGCTGGTCGACTCTGACAAGGTTGGTGTTTTCGGCGGCATATCGATGTTTGGTTTAGATGAAATCGATGTTGTAGTGACAGGCCAAGGCGCAGATGCCCAGATGCTTCAGTTACTGCGAGAGAAAAACGTCGCCGTGCATTTGGTTTAG
- a CDS encoding PTS sugar transporter subunit IIA: protein MHNTLITKETILLNLDAKSKADALHKMCGHLFLVKKTQNPSSLFADITARESVVSTFAGTKTAIPHAISAHVDEPVLCFARVQSDEFTWDGNDEDVRFIFLLSAPAKDDLSELRQSQSYVFSSVAELISRPETLELWEHADNESVILESLNHEFKAKLNNRITN, encoded by the coding sequence ATGCACAACACTCTAATAACAAAAGAAACAATCTTGCTCAATCTTGACGCCAAATCCAAAGCCGATGCTCTTCACAAAATGTGTGGTCATCTGTTTCTCGTTAAGAAAACGCAAAACCCTTCTTCGTTATTTGCTGACATTACTGCTAGAGAGTCAGTGGTCAGTACGTTCGCAGGCACAAAAACGGCAATTCCCCATGCAATTAGCGCGCATGTTGATGAACCTGTACTATGCTTTGCTCGTGTACAGAGTGATGAATTCACTTGGGATGGAAATGATGAGGACGTTCGATTCATTTTCTTACTATCGGCTCCTGCGAAGGATGATCTTAGCGAACTAAGACAGAGTCAATCATATGTATTTTCGTCTGTCGCCGAACTGATTAGCCGCCCTGAAACGCTCGAACTTTGGGAACACGCGGACAATGAGTCGGTCATATTAGAAAGCTTAAATCATGAATTCAAAGCCAAACTAAATAATAGAATAACAAACTAA
- a CDS encoding PTS mannitol transporter subunit IICB: MSGNNLKVGVQSVGRFLSGMVMPNIGAFIAWGLITALFIPTGWVPNEKLAVLVGPMILNLLPLLIGYTGGKMVGGERGAVAGAVTTMGVILAADIPMFLGAMIAGPFGGYCIKKFDEAVHGKIKPGFEMLVNNFSLGIVAAITSVLALVAIGPVVSILTTALGKGVGVIVDAHLLPLVSILVEPAKILFLNNAINHGVFTPLGAEQSAALGGSIFYLIETNPGPGLGVLLAYMFVGKGAASKSASAASIIHFFGGIHEIYFPYVLMKPVLILAVIAGGITGVTVNMVTGNMLVAPPSPGSVFALAIMSTKGMGLVLTLLSIAAATAVSFLVAALFIRGGSEDEQDLVAAQAAVAANKAESKGQATESLMTGGSIKKIVVACDAGMGSSAMGATVLRNKVDDAGLDIEVTNQAINDLSDADIVITQAELSDRAKAKLPSAQHYSIGNFMDAGFYDELIAKLK; the protein is encoded by the coding sequence ATGTCTGGCAATAACTTAAAAGTCGGCGTTCAATCCGTTGGACGTTTCTTAAGCGGCATGGTGATGCCGAATATCGGTGCGTTTATCGCATGGGGTCTTATCACTGCATTATTCATCCCAACGGGCTGGGTACCAAACGAGAAGCTTGCTGTACTCGTTGGCCCGATGATTCTAAACCTACTGCCACTACTGATTGGTTATACCGGTGGTAAAATGGTTGGTGGTGAGCGTGGCGCTGTTGCTGGTGCTGTAACCACAATGGGGGTCATTCTAGCTGCGGACATTCCAATGTTCCTTGGGGCAATGATCGCAGGTCCATTTGGCGGTTACTGCATCAAAAAATTTGATGAAGCTGTCCACGGTAAAATCAAGCCAGGTTTTGAAATGTTGGTTAACAACTTTTCTCTTGGTATTGTTGCTGCCATCACATCAGTTCTAGCACTGGTTGCTATCGGCCCGGTCGTTTCTATATTGACGACGGCACTCGGCAAAGGTGTTGGTGTTATCGTTGATGCACACCTATTACCGTTAGTCTCAATTCTGGTTGAGCCAGCAAAAATCCTATTCCTGAATAACGCAATTAACCACGGTGTCTTCACGCCATTGGGTGCGGAGCAATCTGCAGCACTAGGCGGCTCGATCTTCTATCTTATCGAGACAAACCCAGGCCCTGGTCTAGGCGTACTATTGGCTTACATGTTTGTTGGTAAAGGCGCTGCGTCTAAATCAGCATCAGCAGCTTCTATTATTCATTTCTTTGGCGGTATTCATGAGATTTACTTCCCTTATGTACTCATGAAACCAGTATTAATCCTCGCGGTCATCGCTGGCGGCATCACCGGTGTCACCGTTAACATGGTGACAGGCAATATGCTGGTTGCTCCACCGTCACCAGGTTCTGTGTTCGCGTTAGCGATCATGTCAACTAAAGGTATGGGTCTAGTACTTACATTGCTTTCAATAGCTGCTGCGACTGCTGTTTCCTTCCTTGTTGCGGCCCTATTTATTCGTGGCGGAAGTGAAGACGAGCAAGACTTAGTTGCTGCTCAAGCTGCCGTTGCTGCAAACAAAGCTGAGTCTAAAGGGCAAGCAACAGAATCCCTAATGACCGGTGGCAGCATCAAGAAAATCGTTGTCGCTTGTGATGCAGGTATGGGCTCTTCAGCGATGGGTGCAACGGTACTGCGTAATAAAGTCGATGACGCAGGATTAGACATCGAAGTCACTAACCAAGCGATTAATGACCTATCCGATGCAGACATTGTTATCACTCAAGCAGAGTTGTCAGACCGAGCAAAAGCGAAATTACCAAGTGCACAGCATTACAGCATTGGCAACTTCATGGACGCCGGCTTCTATGATGAACTAATCGCAAAACTTAAATAA